The Natronoarchaeum mannanilyticum nucleotide sequence GATCGCGTGGTCGAGACCGCGCTCCGGCTACCCGGCGACGCGCTCGTCGACGACCGCGGCGAGCGCAAGCGCGCGCTCCGGCTGGCCGCCCGCGAGTTCGTCCCCGATCGCGTCGCGTTCCGAGAGAAGAAGGCCGTCCAGTACGGCAGCCTCGCCGCCCGGGAACTGGATCGGCTCGCCCGCGAAGCCGGATTCAAGCGCAGGATGGACGACCACGTCACCGAGTACGTGCGATCGAGGATCGACGAATAAAGGAGCATCCGGCGAGTACGACGGCTCGAATGGATCCGACGATCGGCACGGAGGCGCTCGCGGGCGTCGACGGGCCGCTGGGCTACGCGCTCGTCTTTCTGCTTGCTGCTATCCCCGTCGTCGAGGTGCTGGTCGTCGTCCCGGCGGGCGTCGCGCTCGGGATGAACCCCGTGCTCGTCGCGCTCGCCGCGTTCGCCGGAAATCTGACGACCGTCCTGTTCGTGATCGCGGGGTCGGACCGCGCGCTGGCGTTCGTCCGGCGCCGGTTCGGCGATCCGGATGAGGATCCCTCGAAGCGCGTTCGGCGCGCGAAACGCCTCTGGAAGCGGTACGGCACGCCCGGCCTCGCGCTCGCGGCGCCGATCAGCACCGGCGCCCACCTCGCGGCCGTGCTCGCGCTCTCGCTCGGGTCGGGGCGGCGCGACGTCGCGTCGTGGATGGCGGTCAGCCTGCTCGCGTGGACGACCGCCCTCGCTGCGGCGTCGTTCTACGGCGTCGAGGGTCTCGGAGCGCTCGTTTGAGCGCCCTCGCGCCGGCCGGTCGGGCGGCGGCGTCTCGACGCCGCGTCTCTAGAACTCCCCGAAGCGCGTGATCGGCTCCAGTTCCTCCGTCGGCGGCTCCTCGAAGGCGCGCTTGGCGATCGTCCGGCGGTGGACCTCGTCGGCGCCGTCGACGATCCGGAACTGGCGGACGTTCTCGTAGAAGTCGGCGAGCGGCAGATCCTTCCCGATGCCGTTGCCGCCGCAGTACTGCACCGCGGAGTCGATGGCGTCCTGCACGGCGTTGGCGGCGAACGTCTTGCACATCGCCACCTCGACGCGGGCTTCGGCGCCGTCGGCGTACCGACCGGCCGCGTGGCGTACCATCGTCCGGGCGGCGTGCAGTTGCGTTCGGTGGTCCGCGACGTCGAAGCGCACCGCCTGCTTGTCGGCGACCGACGAGCCGAACGCCTCGCGCTCGCTGACGTACGCCGTCGCGACGTCGAGCGCCCGGTCGGCCATCCCCAGAAAGCGCATGCAGTGGGTGAGCCGCGCGGGGACGAGTCGCTCCTGGGCGATGGCGAAGCCGGCGTTTTTCGCGCCGAGCAGGTTCTCCTCGGGGACCCTGACCTCGTCGTAGCGGATCTCGGCGTGGCTCATCCCCATCGGCGCGCCGCCGAGGTGGGGGACGTCGCGGACGATCTCGACGCCGTCGGCGTCCGCGGGCACCAGAAAGATCGACGTTCCCTGGTAGGGGTGGGCGTCCTCGTCGGTCCGGGCCATCACCAGCAGCACGTCGGCCTCGCTGCCCTGCGTGGTCCACCACTTGTGGCCGTCGATCACCCACTGGTCGCCGTCTTTCTCCGCGCTCGTGCGGAGCATCTTCGGGTCCGACCCGCCGCCCTGCATCGGCTCGGTCATCGAGAAGCCGGAGCGCGCCTCACCCGCAGCCAGCGGGGCGAGCCAGCGCTCCTTCTGGGCGTCGGTGCCGACCATCTCTAAGGTGTGCATGTTCCCCTCGTCGGGCGCGCCGCAGCGCAGCGCGGTCGGGCCGAGCAGGCTCCGCCCGGCTTCCTCGAACACCGGTAGCAGCTCGCGGAAGTCCAGCCCGAGCCCGCCGTGCTCCTCGGGGATCTGCGGGCCGTACACGTCGTGCTCGCGCGCTTGCTCCCGGAGTTTCTCGATCTCCTCGTCCGGGACGGACTCCGTGCCGAGGTACTCGCGCTCGACCGGGATCACGACCTCGTCGACGAACTCGCGGGTCCGCTCGGCGGCCGCGCGGCCGCGCTCGGGATCGTCGTACTCCATGATCGTTCATCGTAGTTGCGTTGTAAAAAGCTGCCCCCGAACGGCGTCGTGCGATCCGAACAACGCCGGTTTCGTTTATTTCCGTGGCCCAAGATACTTGCCAACGTTCCCCGTACGAGACCAACATGAACGTTCGAGAAGAAATTCGGGCGGGCGACGCCGCGGACGAAGCGGCGTCTCGACGCCGAAGCGCCACGTCCGGACGCCGAACCTGGGCGTCGGAACGCCGGAGTGCGGCATCGAACGGCGGAGGCGCGAGCGCCCGATGACCGACGCGTACCTCGACCGGCTGGTCGACGACGACGCGCTGGCGTCGTATCTCGACGCCGAACT carries:
- a CDS encoding small multi-drug export protein; its protein translation is MDPTIGTEALAGVDGPLGYALVFLLAAIPVVEVLVVVPAGVALGMNPVLVALAAFAGNLTTVLFVIAGSDRALAFVRRRFGDPDEDPSKRVRRAKRLWKRYGTPGLALAAPISTGAHLAAVLALSLGSGRRDVASWMAVSLLAWTTALAAASFYGVEGLGALV
- a CDS encoding acyl-CoA dehydrogenase family protein; the encoded protein is MEYDDPERGRAAAERTREFVDEVVIPVEREYLGTESVPDEEIEKLREQAREHDVYGPQIPEEHGGLGLDFRELLPVFEEAGRSLLGPTALRCGAPDEGNMHTLEMVGTDAQKERWLAPLAAGEARSGFSMTEPMQGGGSDPKMLRTSAEKDGDQWVIDGHKWWTTQGSEADVLLVMARTDEDAHPYQGTSIFLVPADADGVEIVRDVPHLGGAPMGMSHAEIRYDEVRVPEENLLGAKNAGFAIAQERLVPARLTHCMRFLGMADRALDVATAYVSEREAFGSSVADKQAVRFDVADHRTQLHAARTMVRHAAGRYADGAEARVEVAMCKTFAANAVQDAIDSAVQYCGGNGIGKDLPLADFYENVRQFRIVDGADEVHRRTIAKRAFEEPPTEELEPITRFGEF